Below is a genomic region from Candidatus Neomarinimicrobiota bacterium.
GTAACCCTACCCTATGAACCGGCTGTGGTACTCAATTACTGGTTATTTTTTATTTTATGTTTCAGTTTGGTGCGATTTAGTAGTAGATCATTACAGAAAGCCATGATAAGAAAAGGGATTGGGCTAGAAAAAATGATCATTGTTGGTCATAATCCGAGAGGAGAAAAAGTTGCCAGAGATATTGAAAAACATCCTGATTTTGGGTATGATTTGGTTGGCTTTGTACAGATTAAGGAAGAAGAAAATACAGATGAATTCGGGAACGTTCTTGGAACCGATGCTGACCTAAAAAATATTATAGTCAAAAATCAAATTGCTCATGTTGTTTTAGCGCCTGAAAAATCCGATCATTTTAGGTTGATGTCTCTTTTAACGCAGGCAAATGGCGTACCGACATCCATTAAAATTGTACCTGATCTTTACGAAGCCATTAGTGGAATGGCCCGAACGCAGCAATTATATGGTCTCCCATTAATTCAAGTTAATCCTGAACTGGAGACTTTATACAATCGACATGGGAAACGTCTCTTAGATCTTCTTATGGCCATACCAGCTTTTCTTTTATTTCTTCCCGCTTGGGTTGGTATCAGTATGGCTATTGCTTTTGATAGCAAAGGCACTATATTATATAAACAGGTGCGGGTTGGTAAAAAGCAAAAACTTTTTACTATTTATAAATTTAGATCTATGGTTCAGGACGCTGAAACAGAAACGGGTCCTGTGTGGGCTATGGAAGGTGACAACCGGATTACAACGGTCGGTCGGTGGCTCCGTAGATTTCGTTTTGACGAAATCCCTCAGCTCATCAATGTGATTAAAGGGGAAATGAGTTTGGTTGGACCTCGACCGGAAAGACCATCCATTATAGAACGATTAATTTTGGAATATCCTTTTTATTACCGGCGTCATTCTGTGCGTCCGGGTATCACTGGTTGGGCTCAGATAAAACATCCTTACGACCAGCGTATTGAGGATGTAAGAGAAAAATTAAAATATGATTTTTTCTATATTGAAAGTTTAACCCTCAATCTTGACATTAAAATTCTGCTGAATACTGCTTGGGTTATGCTTTCAGGCAAAGGTAGATGATAGATACGTCTACGGTTGGAAATATATCCAATCTGCTCTACTTTCTTTTCTCTTAAAACACCCAATTAACCATGATACCTATTTCTATTCTACGGGATAACCCCGACGCAGTTAAAAAGAGCCTCGAATCCAAAGGTGCTAAGATTAACTTAGAATTGATTCTTAAATTGGATCAAGATCTTCGATCTATTATTACAAAACTGGATGGACTTAGAGCAAAAAAAAATAAAGTTTCGGAAACCATAGCAGAATTAAAACGAAATGGTGAAAATCCTGAGGAAGACATTCAAGCCATGCAAACGCTTGGAACCAAAATTGATCATCTAGAATCTTCCCTTCAAGAAATAAAAAGCGAACTCAACACTCAACTAATAGACATCCCCAATTTACCTGATGAAACTGTACCCATAGGAAAAGATCCAAGTCAAAACCGAGTTGTGCGAGAGTGGGGTAAGAAACCGGATCCGGATAAAAAATACCAAACCCATCTAGAAATTGGGAAAAATTTAAATATCCTTGATATGGATAGAGGTGCAAAAATTTCAGGATCTGGATTTCCTCTTTATTTGGGCGAAGGTGCACGATTAGAAAGAACATTAATCAATTTCATGCTAGACCATCATGAGTCGTCAGGTTATACTGAGGTGTTTCCTCCTTTCTTGACCCAATCATCGGCGCCAATGACATGCGGGCAACTTCCCAAATTTGCCGATGATATGTACACAACCGAAGATGGTAACTTATGGCTAATTCCAACAGCCGAAGTCCCTTTGACTAATATTCATAAGGATGAAATTTTGGAGGAAGAGAGTCTTCCGAAATATTATAAAGCATACTCTGCTTGTTTTCGCCGTGAAGCCGGTTCGTACGGTAAAGATACCCGTGGTTTGTTACGGGTACACCAATTTAATAAGGTAGAACTTGTCAAATTTGTGTTACCTGAAACCAGCTATAATGAACTTGAATCCCTCACACTTCAAGCGGAATCTGTTTTGCAGACTCTCAATCTTCATTATAGAGTGGTTGAATTGTGCACAGGAGATCTCAGTTTTTCTGCAGCAAAATGTTATGATATAGAAATTTGGGCACCCGGTGAAAATCGGTGGCTAGAGGTTTCATCCTGTAGCAATTTTGAGTCGTTCCAGGCTCGCCGGGGAAATATCCGCTATAGGCGATCCTCTGATAATAAGGTAGATTATTTACATACATTGAATGGTTCCGGAGTTGCGACTCCCCGACTCATGGTTGCATTGTTGGAGACCTATCAAACTGAGGATGGTACCGTGCAACTTCCTGATGCGCTAATTTCGTACATGGGAAAAGAGGTCATTAGCTAAGTGATCCGCCAAGGTTGGCTTATATTGAATGTCGGTGTATGGACTGGGCTGTTTGGAAGCGTCGGATTAATTGGTTCCCTATTTGAAAAAAATAAAGGCGGTTTTATGGGGCATGTTGCCAGATGGTGGGGAAAAACGATTATGATGGTCTCCCGTATTCATTATTCTACAAGGGGTTTATCCCATATTCAGCTAGATCAAGAATACATTTTTGCAGGCAATCACGAATCGTCCTTAGATATTCCCTTAGCCTTTGCAGTTATCCCGAAAACATTAGTTCCAGTTTCTAAAATCGAATTAAGAAAAATTCCAATCATGGGTTGGGGAATGACAATGGCGGGTCATATTTTTGTGGACAGAAAAAACAGAAAAAAATCTATGGAATCTATCCGGGAAGCACAGGCATCTCTCATAACTTTTCCGAGGTCTGTTCTCATTTTCCCGGAGGGGACCCGATCGGTTGATGGGGAGTTAAAACAGTTTAAAGGAGGCGGTCTTATGTTGGCAATTGGTACAGGGATTCCCGTGATTCCTATGGCATTTTGTGGGACGGCTGATGCGAACAAAAAAGGATCCTACAACATTAAACGAAAACCGGTGGAACTTCGATTTGGCCCACCGATTGATCCTGCACAATTTTCATTTGATACCCGAAAAGAATTTGCCGTAAAAGTTCGGGAATCAGTCCAATCTCTTATAGAGAACGGAACTTAAATTAGATGATGTATTATCCTGTAGAATTACAAAGGTCATTGTGCATTTCTGACTCCGGATTCCAAAGCGAACGATCTTTGGAACAGGCATGGTTTGCTCTATTGCCGGGCACGACAATAATTACATCAACAGGGGATCATTTGACCCTCATTAATCATGGAATATTAAATCGAAATGAAGGTCCGGATGTTTTAAATGCAAGGTTGCTTATTCATGGAAGTATTCAACAAGGGAATGTCGAATTCCATTTAAAAGCGGAAGATTGGTTTTACCATGGGCACCAGCACAATCCGAAATACGATCACATCCTTCTTCATGTATTAGGGAATCAATCAAACGGAATTGCATTGCTTCCGGGTTGTGTTGCAATCTTAGAAGTCCCTCAATCCAAAAAACCAGATTGCACCTTAAGAAATGCAGTAGGCGATCCGGGAAAAGTACTATCAAATTTTGCACAAATTCGATGGTCCGAACTTGTTCAATCCTTTTGCAAAAACCGCAATAACAGCAATGATTGGCGTCGGTTATTGTTGGTTTCGAGCTTCAAAATGCTTGGGAAAGGTGGTAATGAAGATTCATTTGTCTGCCTTGCCAACCGCATTGATTTCGAAATATTCGAACGATTTAAACAATCATATTTTAAAATGCCTTGGAAAGTCCTTGGAATGCGTCCTTCGCATCGCCCGAAAAAACGGGTGGAATTAGCCGAAGCATTGGTTCATTTTATTTCCAAATGGTCTGATGAATATTGGTCTGACCCAAAGCAATATTTTAGGACCATGAAAACGGCTCTTTCGGATGTTTCTGGTAGTGGAATCCGAGCAGAACTGATGGCAAATGTTTTTTTCCCCGCGATGGCGGCAGAGGCGATTTATGAAGGGAAATTTGTAGGTCTATCCTATTGGAAATCCGAATGGATGGTATTAACACTTCCCTATTCTTATGGAAAATATTCCAAACGATTTTCTCATGTGTTGTCTTCAAAACAGCTCAAATCTATTAAGGTGTTACAGGGTTTGAAAAAGATGGATGAGGAATTTTGCCATCCGCGTCATTGTATTGTGTGTCCATTGAAAAAGCATGACTGTTTGGACGCGAGCTGAGGCAAGTTCCCAAGTTCGAGACTGGCAGGAAAGTGGTCTGAAAGTGGTGTTTACAAACGGATGTTTTGATATCCTTCATCAAGGACATTTAACACTTCTAAATCAAGCTTCCAAAGAAGGCGACCGTCTTATCGTTGGGTTAAACAGTGATGCTTCGGTACGTCGATTAAAGGGACCGAATCGTCCAATCAATTCGGATCAGAAACGTTCAGCATCCTTGGATGCATTGGATAGTGTGAATGGAGTGGTGATATTCGAAAAAGATACACCTCTGGGTTTGATTCGGGAACTGAAGCCGGATGTTCTCGTTAAGGGAGGTGATTATACTGAAGAATCAATTGTAGGAGCACAGGATGTTAAAAAGAATGGTGGGAAGATTTTGATTATTCCGCTAGTGGAAGGATTCAGTACCACAAAAATAATAGAAGACACTTTAGATGAAAAGGCTTGACACCCCATGAGGTTCCGTATAACTTCGCCACCCGAAAAGCCTGTAAGTTATTGATGTTACGAATTATATCGATTATCATTGTGTTTTGTCCCATCTTAGATTGGACGCCGGCACAAGATGTTAAAGGATCCGTTGGTTCCAACGGGGTAGGTGCAACTATTTTAACCGCTGTCGCCCAAAAAGCCACTCCCGTAAATGGAATCAATGAAACGGGCAATCGGCTTCCACTTCTTCTCAGAGATGTAAAAGTATTGCTTGCTGAAGCGATGATTGCGGACGTTAATAAGGATACATTAGAGGTTTTGTATTCGTTGGATCGTATTTTTGAATTACTTGCAGAAGCAGATCAATTTGGGGAAATGAGACCTCAAGACCGTGAGGAATTCGATCGCTATGAACAATCGCTGATGGATTTATATACGCATAGATTTGAAACGCTTGAAGTAACAGATGCATCCATTACGGCAGAAAAGCTGAGAAACAATATTACCGAATTTGTGGAACCACTTGAAGTTGAAATGGGTTCTAGTCAATTCACAGTTATTGATGACCGTGATGGACATATTCCTCTTGTACGAAATAAACAAGTTGACCAATTCATTGAGTTTTTCCAGACAAAAGGGAAAAAACAATTTCAGATTTGGCTGAACCGATATATTGAATATGGTGAATTGATTGGCGAAATTCTTCGGGAAGAAGACATGCCGCAAGAACTCATTTTCCTTGCGATGATTGAGTCTGGACTCAATCCTCGTGCTTATTCGAAAGCAAATGCCGCTGGCATTTGGCAATTTATTTATTCCACCGGGAAAAGTTTTGGACTGAAAAGAACTTGGTATGTTGATGAAAGAAGAGATCCGATAAAATCCACGCACGCCGCTGCAGATTTCTTAAAAGGACTGTATCAAGAATTTGATCATTGGTATCTCGCCATGGCAGCGTACAACTGTGGAGAGGGTCGCGTTCGCCGTGCCATTCGTTTGCATCAGACATCTGATTTTTGGCAATTACATTCTCTTCCGCGGGAAACACGAAATTATCTCCCTTATTATTTAGCTGCTGCCATCATTGGAAGGGCGCCGGATCAATATGGTTTTTCATCGAATGCATCTTCGATTAAGCCATTTGAATTTGATCTGGTGAAAATAAATCAAAGTGCAGACCTGACAGTTATTGCTCGCTCTGCCGGAATAAACTTAAAGACATTAAAATTATTTAATCCGGAGCTTAGGCAGTCTGCAACACCATCTGAAGGCTCCTATTCGCTTCGGATTCCAAAAGGTAGAAAGGAAACATTTTTTGCCAATTTTACTGCGTTACCGAATGATCAAAAATTTGCGCAGCAAAATTTGATTCACAAAGTAAAACGCGGGGAAAGTTTATGGACGATTTCCTCTCGGTACAAAGTATCCATCCATGATCTTGCCGCCGTTAACAAAATTAGAAACAGGCATAAAATTCAAATTGGTCAAAAATTAACAGTACCTATTAAAGGCGGAGTAGGAGTGGATGGTGGTCCACCCGGGCATTACAAAGTAGTGTACAAGGTGAAACGCGGAGATACTTTGGGTCAAATAGCAGAAGATTATGGCACTCGAACTAACCACATTCGCCGTTGGAATAATATCAATTATGGTGATTACATTCACCCAAAACAAAAACTTGTATTATGGATCAAAGGATAATTGGATAACCATTTAATTGGAGCAAAAACTATGACAAAACAAAATATTGTTGACGCAGTTTCGGAAGCAACCGGTTTATCAAAAGTTGAAACTGAAGCTGTTATGAACGGTGTAATGGCAACAATCATAGAATCTTTATCTCAGAACCAACGTGTTGAGTTAAGGGGATTTGGAACATTTGGTGTGAAACATAGAATGCCCAAAAAAGCAAGGAATCCCGGCACGGGAGAAGCAATTTATCTCCCCGAAAGACATGTGCCAACTTTTAAGCCGTCCAAACGGATGCGCACCGTTGTTAACCAATCATTAACCCAATAAAAGGACCCCTATATGCCCTGTGGTAAAAAGCGGAAAAAGCGGAAAATGAATACGCATAAGCGAAAAAAACGCCTGCGTTCTAACCGCCATAAGAAAAAGAAAATATAGCCTATTATAAATGCAGGGCGAGGCGACTTATGATTATGGGCTGCCTCCTGGGCGCGTTTCATCTATGGAACCATCCACTGACACCACCCTAAGTGTTTCCGGACTAACGTCCCTTATAAAAGAGACGCTGGATGGCGCATTCCCGGCGCTTTGGGTCTCAGGAGAATTATCCAACTTGAGCCAACCAAGCTCCGGACATCTATATTTTACGCTCAAGGATGAATCTGCTGAAATTCGATGTGCGATGTTTAAGGGAATGAATCAATTCCTTCGATTTAAACCGGAAAATGGAATGCAGATTCTTTTGAATGGAAAACTAACGGTTTATGAGAACCGTGGTACGTATCAACTTATTGCTAAACGGATGGAACCCGCCGGCTTGGGCACATTATATCTTGCGTTTGAAGCTCTCAAAAAATCGCTCACAGAAAAAGGGTGGTTTGATATAGATCTGAAAATTCCGATTCCTGTTTATTCGGAAACAATCGGAATTGTTACCTCTAAAACGGGGGCTGCCCTCCAAGATATGCTAAAAATTTTATTGCGAAGAGCTCCCTACCTGAATATCATTGTCAAACATGCACGTGTTCAGGGAATTGGTGCAGCAGAAAGTATCGCAGAAGGAATTCGGGCATTGGATGCATCAAATCTAACGGATGTTTTAATCGTCGGACGGGGAGGGGGTTCTTTGGAAGATTTATGGGCTTTTAATGAAGAATCCGTTGCCAAAGCAGTTTATGAGTGTACAACCCCAATCATTTCGGCAGTGGGCCACGAAACGGATGCAACTATTTGCGATATGGTCGCCGACCTTCGAGCTCCGACGCCATCTACAGCGGCAGAAGTTGTTGCCAGATCATCAGACGAAATTTTTCAAAAATTGGGAATGATTTCAGCTGATATGAATCGATCTATTGGAAATCGTCTCCGGATATGCTGGCAAGATTTGGATAGGGTTAATAATCGTCAATCTATTGTAGATCCCAAAGTTCAACTTTCACAAAAAATTCAATGGGTAGATTCGATTACGCATCAACTATCCAGACTGTCTCAAGAATGGTTCACTTTATCTATGTCCAAGCTCAATGGCAGGATGCAAGAATTGCATGCCCTAAATCCAGAAGGTATCCTCGAACGAGGGTATGCCATTGCAATGACAGTTCCCGGAAATAAAATTTTAAAACACCCAAATGAATTAAAAGATAACGAACGGTTTGAAGTCCGGCTGGCAGGTGGCAGAATGGCTGCACAGAAAACAGGAAAAAAGACTTCATAACTTTTTGAAGATGTGTAACTTCTACTATGGTTAAACAAAATAAAAAAATTTCCTTTGAAGAATCTTTTACGCGTTTAGATGAAATTGTATCGGCACTTGAACAGGGAAGCGAATCGTTGGAGGATAGCCTTCATTTATTTGAGGAAGGTTTGAAATTAGCAGAATCCCTGAAGGGAAAACTCAAAGATGCGGAACATAGAATTCAAGAACTTGTATCGTCCTCGGATGAAGAACCAACATTGGATAAATTGAATTGATAAAACCAAAAACATTCGGAATCTGGGCGAATACAGATAAGGCCGCTGTTTGGAAGATGCTTCCCGAAATTTTGAATTGGGGAAAAAGCGCCGGTTTGGAAACGTGGCTAACAACCCGAATCCAAAAAAATAAACCGAAATCTGTGTCGTTTGAATGTCCTATTATAGAAACTGCTGAAGATTTTAAAAAGCTGGACTTCATTCTTTCACTTGGGGGTGACGGTACCATGCTATCATTGGCTCGCGCTGTTTTTGACCGTGGAACGCCCATTCTTGGAATCCATCTTGGTGAACTTGGATTTTTAGCGGAAGTGATTGATAAGGATATGTTTCAGCGTCTGGATTTGGTTGCGCAAGGAAAATACCGCATAACCGAGCGGAATGTACTTCAGTGTTCTGTTTCGAATGGCTCTCGATCCCGGACTTTGTTTGCGCTTAACGATTTTGTAATCAACAATGGGCCGTCAGTCCGAATGCTAAATGCCCAACTTGAAGCAGGCGGATTATTTGTGGCCAACTACAAAGCAGATGGACTAATTATTGCTACGCCAACGGGTTCTACAGCGTACTCGCTTGCTGCCGGCGGACCGGTGGTTGTGCCCGGCTTAGACTCGATGGTTGTGTCCCCCATTTGTCCGCATTCTCTCACTTTTCGTCCGATAGTTTTTCCTGCCGGTGAAACGTTATCTATTTCATTCCCGGGCGAAACAACAGATTCCACAATTGACCTTGCTGTTGATGGTCAGATTACCGAATCCCTCGGAAAAGATTCTGCAGTATCAATAAAAGCTGCAGATTATAAAATAAAATTGATTGAATTCGACGATTCCAACTATTTCCACACACTCAGAACGAAAATGGGTTGGGGAAAACGGGGTGAAGGGTAGAAACCCTTTCACACTTATAGTTTTAATTTATATAGTTTCTTTCAAGAATCCATTCCGCTAATTTTTCATAATCTCATATCTCGATGCCTTCTCAACATGCAGTCATTCATGACCACCATCAAACCGGCATCTTCTGCGATCTTTCCGGCATCTTCATTGATGACTCCATCCTGAAGCCATAGCGCTTTGGCACCCATCTCAATTGCTGCTTCTGCAATCGGCAATACGTGTTCCGGCCGGCGGAAAACGTTTACAATATCCACCGGATATGGAATATCTTTAAGAGAAGAAAAACAGGGAATGCCGGCAATTTCACTTTGACCGGGGTTGACAGGAATGATCCGAAAACCATTTTCCTGTAAATACAATGCGACATAATGGCTGGGCCGTTCCGGATTTGGACTCATTCCCACGACTGCGATGGTTTTCAAATCGTAAATTTGTTTGATCGTTTGAGTTTCGTTCATGCTTGAATTTATGGCATATTATTTTCGAAAAAAGTTTTTCATGACATAAGAAATTATTTGAGGATTTTCCTTTAACCGCCGAATAGAATAATCATACCAGTCCGGTCCGAATGGCACGTAAATCCTGACTCTGTGCCCTGCTTCTTTGAGCCGTTCAAGTCGTCCGCTCATGGGAACGCCGTACAGCACCTGAAATTCGTACCGGCTTTGTTCAATTTTATTCTCAAGAATCCAATGTTCAAGAGTATCAATCAATTCCAAATCGTGCGTGGCAATAGCTGCATAGCCTTCGCCGGATAAAATATCCTTTACTGCGTCAGAAAAATGATCCCTGATTTCTTGATGATCTTGATAGGTAATTTCCGGGGATTCTTTGTAAATGCCTTTGCAAATCCGTGCATTGAAGCTGGAAGAATTCAGTAGTTCAATATCATTGGTCGTCCGTTTTAGATATGCTTGAAGCACCACCCCCACGCGGGGATAATCTTGCAGTAATTGTTTATAAATCACGAGCGTGTTGTCTGTGTAAGGGGAATTTTCCATATCAATTCTCAGGAAATTACCGGATGCTTCGGCTCGTTTGATTAAAAATTCCAAATTCTTCATTGCAATGTTTTCGCCGATGCATAGACCAAGATGTGTCAATTTAATGGATAGATTACAATCCAGATGGTCTGCAGAGATTCGTTCATAGAGATGTGCATATGCATTGGTGACAGCACCGGATTCAAGTTCTGATTCTACATGTTCACCAAGAATATCCAACGTAACAGAAAACCCGTTTTCATTTAAATGTTGCACAACTTTCATGGCGTCATCTTCGGTTTCGCCCGCGACATATGGTTTAGAAAAAGGTTTAATCATGACCTTTGGAATCACGGGTAATATTTGAGCGAGGACGAAATTGAGCATAGACATGAGCGGGGAATATAGGAAAATTGTACGGTCTGCTTCAATGAGATTTCCCGAGGGAAAATTCACCAAGTTTGCCTTGACACCTGAAAAGTCAATTCGCTAACTTCGTTGTCTCTTAATAAACCCTTTTCGTCATGTATCGAGATTTTGGAACCATATTTATTTTCGCCCTTTTGGGGATTGTGCTGGTCTATGTGCCACTGCTGATCCAGCGGTTGGTCGCACCCAGCAATCCTACCCCGGATAAACTTTCAACTTACGAATGCGGCGAAGAACCTGAAGGATCGGCCTGGGCTCAGTTTAACATTCGTTTTTACGTTATAGCGCTTATATTTCTCATTTTTGATGTAGAGGTTGTATTCCTATTTCCGTGGGCTGTAGTGTTTGAAGATTTGGGTCTTTTGGCATTTATAGAAATGACAATATTTTTGGGAATTCTCATTGTTGGACTTGCCTACGTTTGGAAAAAGAAGGACTTAGATTGGGTGAAATACCGCGTAAAATACGGTCGCGGAAGATACAGAAATATCATGGAAGACGAACCGGAAGGAGACGCTGTTGGGACTTCTTGAACATAAATTTCAAGATAATGTGGTCGTCGCATCCATGGATAAATTGCTTGGATGGGCTCGGTCAACATCGCCGTGGTTTTTTCAATTTGGGTTGGCCTGCTGTGCAATAGAAATGATGGCAACCGCCGCGAGCCGGTACGACCTCATGCGCATTGGAATGATTCCAAGATCCTCACCGCGGCAAGCCGATGTGATGATTGTCGCCGGAACGGTTACTTTAAAAATGGCGCTTAGAGTCAAAAAATTATACGAACAAATGGCGGAACCGAAATACGTTATTTCCATGGGAAGTTGTGCTACCAGCGGCGGACCGTATTGGCAATACGGATATCATGTTCTTAAAGGCGTGGATCTTGTCGTTCCGGTT
It encodes:
- a CDS encoding NADH-quinone oxidoreductase subunit A — protein: MYRDFGTIFIFALLGIVLVYVPLLIQRLVAPSNPTPDKLSTYECGEEPEGSAWAQFNIRFYVIALIFLIFDVEVVFLFPWAVVFEDLGLLAFIEMTIFLGILIVGLAYVWKKKDLDWVKYRVKYGRGRYRNIMEDEPEGDAVGTS
- a CDS encoding NADH-quinone oxidoreductase subunit B, with the translated sequence MGLLEHKFQDNVVVASMDKLLGWARSTSPWFFQFGLACCAIEMMATAASRYDLMRIGMIPRSSPRQADVMIVAGTVTLKMALRVKKLYEQMAEPKYVISMGSCATSGGPYWQYGYHVLKGVDLVVPVDVYIPGCPPRPEALIEGLLKLQEKIQAERPLTKKIA